In a single window of the Streptomyces sp. NBC_00353 genome:
- a CDS encoding Rrf2 family transcriptional regulator yields MTGSGCANSLGDLRKAGLVQAKRGIGAGLILTREPEETSLLGVYLAVEGGGPFGMHHTPPNPDCPIGFGIRPALQQVYSGLEEQMQQELARTTIADMLRDVLAQQR; encoded by the coding sequence ATGACCGGATCTGGCTGCGCGAACAGCCTGGGCGACCTCCGCAAGGCGGGATTGGTTCAGGCCAAGAGGGGCATAGGAGCTGGCTTGATCTTGACTCGGGAGCCCGAAGAGACTTCCCTGCTAGGGGTCTACCTCGCCGTGGAGGGCGGGGGCCCGTTCGGGATGCACCACACTCCGCCAAACCCCGACTGCCCGATCGGTTTCGGAATCCGGCCGGCCCTGCAGCAGGTGTACAGCGGACTGGAGGAGCAGATGCAGCAAGAGCTGGCTCGTACCACGATCGCCGACATGCTGCGGGATGTCCTCGCTCAGCAGAGATAG
- a CDS encoding MOSC and FAD-binding oxidoreductase domain-containing protein, which produces MAVNVGMPHDVPWHGKTVHTGVYKQTVTGARMVRRLNIDGDGQGDLGGHGGEQRAVLVYQTDSYQYWAKELGRENLQPGEFGENFTVDGLADNEVCIGDRYRIGDALFEVTQPRVTCYRVGLRMGEPQMAALMVSHRRPGFYMRVIKEGEVEAGQEIVKVSTGPEEMTVEEIDGVLYLPGHTRAQVERALRIPALSPGWQGSMHTLLDQADGDTACSSGSAGLTSAAGAPPPGWPGFRPLTVTHIQPESRSVFSLSLASADGSPLPAALPGQFLTVKVPLEGNVPPLIRSYSLSGEPSAGTYRISVKVEPHGAASNRLRTHVRVGASLDAAAPRGTFCLSKGDNPVVLLSAGVGVTPVLAMLHALARDHSPRQVWWLHAARDSTEHPFAQESHDLIEELANARSTIYYSKPNDTDRQGVDYTEAGRPSVDRIFGLGLPTDADAYLCGPVGFMNGFTTALVDAGLEPSRVHTEIFGAGPSLTPGMKDSSTVPEPHQPAGSAGTGPPVSFARSGLTVPWNNNQDSLLELAEACDVPVQWSCRTGVCHTCELALMAGTVEYSPDPVEPPAEGNILICCSKPTEGVVLDL; this is translated from the coding sequence ATGGCAGTGAACGTCGGAATGCCCCACGACGTGCCCTGGCACGGGAAGACGGTGCACACCGGCGTGTACAAGCAGACCGTCACCGGGGCGCGGATGGTGCGGCGCCTCAACATCGACGGGGACGGCCAGGGAGATCTGGGCGGACACGGCGGCGAGCAGCGAGCCGTGCTGGTGTACCAGACCGACTCCTACCAATACTGGGCGAAGGAGTTGGGACGCGAGAATCTGCAACCAGGCGAGTTCGGCGAGAATTTCACCGTGGACGGCCTTGCGGACAACGAGGTCTGCATTGGGGACCGGTACCGCATCGGCGACGCGCTCTTCGAGGTCACACAGCCGCGCGTGACGTGCTACCGGGTAGGTCTACGCATGGGGGAGCCACAGATGGCAGCGCTGATGGTGTCCCATCGCCGCCCGGGCTTCTACATGCGGGTGATCAAGGAGGGCGAGGTAGAAGCCGGGCAGGAGATCGTCAAAGTCTCCACGGGCCCGGAGGAGATGACCGTCGAGGAGATCGACGGGGTGCTCTACCTGCCGGGACACACCCGCGCTCAGGTCGAGCGGGCGTTGCGCATTCCGGCACTCAGCCCAGGATGGCAGGGCTCCATGCACACGCTCCTGGACCAGGCCGACGGTGACACGGCCTGCTCCTCGGGCAGCGCCGGGCTCACGTCGGCGGCCGGCGCCCCGCCGCCCGGCTGGCCGGGCTTCCGCCCTCTGACCGTCACACACATCCAGCCCGAGAGCCGGAGTGTGTTCTCGCTGTCCCTGGCCTCAGCCGACGGTTCACCACTGCCCGCTGCTTTGCCCGGTCAGTTCCTCACTGTGAAGGTCCCGCTCGAGGGGAACGTGCCGCCTCTGATCCGCAGCTACTCGTTGTCCGGCGAGCCCAGCGCGGGCACGTACCGGATCAGCGTGAAAGTGGAACCGCACGGCGCGGCCAGCAACCGGCTGCGCACCCACGTCCGAGTCGGCGCCAGCCTTGATGCCGCTGCGCCCCGCGGAACGTTCTGCCTGTCCAAGGGCGACAACCCTGTGGTGCTGCTGTCGGCCGGGGTGGGGGTGACACCCGTGCTGGCCATGCTTCACGCGCTTGCGCGCGACCACTCCCCGCGCCAGGTGTGGTGGCTGCACGCAGCCCGGGACAGTACCGAGCATCCCTTCGCTCAGGAGAGCCACGACCTGATCGAAGAACTCGCGAACGCACGATCGACCATCTACTACAGCAAACCGAACGACACCGACCGCCAGGGCGTGGACTACACAGAGGCTGGCCGGCCCTCGGTCGACCGCATCTTCGGTCTCGGCCTGCCGACCGACGCCGACGCCTACCTTTGCGGGCCCGTGGGCTTCATGAACGGCTTCACCACCGCGCTCGTCGACGCTGGGCTGGAACCGTCCCGAGTGCACACCGAGATCTTCGGCGCCGGGCCCTCCCTCACCCCCGGAATGAAAGATTCCTCGACCGTACCCGAGCCCCACCAGCCCGCAGGCTCCGCCGGCACCGGCCCTCCCGTGTCCTTCGCCCGCAGTGGCCTCACTGTCCCCTGGAACAACAATCAGGACTCCCTGCTGGAACTCGCCGAAGCGTGCGACGTCCCCGTCCAGTGGTCGTGTCGCACCGGCGTCTGCCACACCTGCGAACTCGCCCTGATGGCCGGCACCGTCGAGTACTCCCCGGATCCGGTCGAACCACCAGCCGAAGGCAACATCCTCATCTGCTGCTCCAAACCCACCGAAGGCGTCGTTTTGGATCTGTAA
- a CDS encoding nuclear transport factor 2 family protein, translating into MTTRDVVEQFFGLLAGGDPDKVAEAFAEEIDWYVPGSKSLPWTGRRSKGDEVADYLRTLGSNILPERNVDEVEGLLIDGDHAVMLGRFTRVARSTGRTYHMPIAMHFQVAGDKIVKFYLYEDTLKVAEAYAD; encoded by the coding sequence ATGACCACGCGTGACGTCGTTGAGCAGTTCTTCGGCCTGTTGGCCGGAGGGGACCCGGACAAGGTTGCAGAGGCCTTCGCAGAAGAAATCGACTGGTATGTCCCTGGATCGAAGTCGCTCCCTTGGACAGGGCGGCGCTCCAAGGGGGACGAAGTGGCCGACTACTTGCGGACGCTGGGGTCGAACATCCTGCCTGAGAGGAACGTCGATGAGGTCGAAGGGCTGCTCATCGATGGTGACCACGCAGTCATGCTTGGGCGGTTCACGCGTGTCGCCAGGAGTACCGGCAGGACGTACCACATGCCCATAGCAATGCACTTTCAGGTCGCAGGCGACAAAATCGTCAAGTTCTACCTCTACGAAGACACGCTGAAGGTGGCCGAGGCGTACGCCGACTGA
- a CDS encoding alpha/beta fold hydrolase produces MLPTHHNTATIDGQEVFYREAGPNDAPVILLLHGFPTSSHMFRHLIPALADRYHVIATDHIGYGQSSMPRAEEFDYTFDNLARITAALLDHLDIKRFAVYVHDYGAPIGWRLALNPSYEVTAIVSQSGNAYMEGFAKPFWDDLFAYASAPGPDTEPGARAKFSAETTRWQYQNGATDRSLVSPDNWLHDQALLDRPGNDEVQLALFRNYPTNIDGYPQLQDYFRTSQVPTLAVWGERDEIFGPDGARAFARDLPDAEVHLLPAGHFALETHLDAISGYIHGFLGRVLA; encoded by the coding sequence GTGCTCCCTACGCACCACAACACAGCGACTATTGACGGCCAAGAGGTCTTCTACCGCGAGGCCGGCCCCAACGACGCACCGGTCATCCTGCTCCTGCACGGATTTCCCACCAGTTCACACATGTTCCGCCATCTCATCCCTGCACTGGCCGACCGCTACCACGTGATCGCCACTGATCACATTGGCTACGGCCAGTCATCCATGCCCAGGGCCGAAGAATTCGACTACACCTTTGACAATCTCGCCCGTATCACCGCCGCACTCCTCGACCACCTGGACATCAAGCGCTTCGCGGTCTACGTCCACGACTACGGTGCGCCCATCGGGTGGCGGCTGGCTCTCAACCCCTCCTACGAGGTCACCGCAATCGTCTCGCAGAGCGGCAACGCCTACATGGAGGGCTTCGCCAAGCCCTTCTGGGACGACCTTTTCGCCTATGCCTCCGCTCCCGGGCCCGACACCGAGCCGGGCGCACGGGCCAAGTTCTCCGCAGAAACCACCCGTTGGCAGTACCAGAACGGCGCCACCGACAGGAGCCTGGTCAGTCCGGACAACTGGCTTCACGACCAGGCCTTGCTGGATCGACCCGGCAACGACGAGGTGCAGTTGGCGCTGTTCCGTAACTACCCGACCAACATCGACGGCTATCCGCAGCTGCAGGATTACTTCCGCACCAGCCAGGTGCCGACGCTCGCGGTTTGGGGCGAGAGGGACGAGATTTTCGGGCCAGACGGCGCGCGGGCGTTCGCGCGCGACCTGCCGGACGCGGAAGTCCATCTGCTGCCGGCCGGGCATTTTGCCCTGGAGACACACCTGGATGCCATTAGCGGGTACATCCACGGATTTCTCGGCCGTGTCCTCGCTTGA
- a CDS encoding TetR/AcrR family transcriptional regulator encodes MTTTRKYNSPRRANSAAATREAILSSAHALFLARGYAGVTIGEIAEAGKVAVPTVYSSVGNKPGILTALLKPALTDPAIASTLAAVEASDNPRTVIELTAEGTRLTHERHWELVYGLFYRNPPGEPAVKAVLDRGADDYVQALTRVADRLVALDALRAEVSRAKAIDLLLFYLGPHAWITLVGERAWPFDRAQTWIAHSACQALLKDF; translated from the coding sequence GTGACCACCACCCGGAAGTACAACTCACCCCGCCGCGCCAACTCGGCAGCCGCCACGCGTGAAGCCATCCTGAGCAGCGCACACGCACTCTTTCTGGCCCGCGGGTACGCCGGGGTCACCATCGGGGAGATCGCGGAGGCAGGAAAGGTCGCCGTGCCAACCGTGTACAGCAGCGTGGGCAACAAGCCGGGCATCCTGACGGCCCTGCTAAAACCGGCTCTCACGGACCCGGCTATTGCCAGCACCCTTGCCGCAGTTGAGGCCAGCGACAACCCACGTACCGTGATCGAGTTGACCGCCGAGGGCACCCGGCTTACGCACGAACGCCACTGGGAGCTCGTGTATGGGCTCTTCTATCGAAACCCGCCCGGGGAACCCGCCGTCAAGGCGGTTCTTGACCGGGGGGCGGACGACTACGTCCAAGCCCTGACGCGCGTGGCCGATCGGCTCGTTGCGCTCGACGCACTCCGTGCCGAGGTCAGTCGCGCGAAGGCCATCGACCTACTCTTGTTCTACCTCGGTCCGCATGCGTGGATCACGCTCGTTGGGGAACGCGCCTGGCCGTTTGATCGCGCCCAGACCTGGATTGCTCATTCGGCCTGCCAGGCACTCCTGAAGGACTTCTGA
- a CDS encoding pyridoxamine 5'-phosphate oxidase family protein, whose translation MAAQDLAGFRESADRLRPIIGESLPQGAAGFLAELRFLVVGAASPDGQVWASVLYGEPGFLHVLGSRDVYIGARPTQVDPLAAVLQQPTLVGTLAIDLPNRRRLRINGRVTPSQDGLRLSVDQAYGNCPKYIQRRSPQKTGPARSTRMVSEGSELTAEQRRVIDTADTFFVASTSTAGDADASHRGGNPGFVRSLSADRIQWPDYEGNTMLMTLGNLTVNPAAGLVFIDWQRGATVQLTGTATVNWSAHAAARFPGAERTVEFRVTKVIQIDHSEDALSWSAPQYSRFNPPVAPAASDGS comes from the coding sequence TTGGCAGCACAGGATCTTGCAGGTTTTCGTGAGAGTGCCGACCGCTTGCGGCCGATCATCGGCGAGTCCCTTCCGCAGGGCGCGGCAGGTTTCTTGGCCGAGCTCAGATTTCTCGTAGTCGGTGCTGCCTCTCCGGATGGGCAGGTATGGGCATCCGTTCTTTACGGAGAACCGGGTTTTCTGCACGTGCTCGGTTCCCGTGATGTGTACATCGGTGCCCGGCCTACACAGGTGGACCCACTGGCGGCGGTCCTGCAGCAGCCCACGCTTGTGGGCACTCTTGCTATCGACCTTCCGAACCGTCGACGGCTCCGGATCAACGGCAGGGTGACGCCCTCACAAGACGGGCTCCGACTGTCCGTGGACCAGGCGTACGGGAATTGCCCTAAGTACATCCAGCGCAGATCACCTCAGAAAACCGGTCCGGCTCGTTCGACGCGAATGGTGTCGGAAGGCAGCGAATTGACTGCGGAACAACGCCGGGTGATCGATACCGCAGACACCTTCTTCGTCGCCTCAACCTCCACTGCAGGAGACGCCGACGCTTCCCATCGGGGCGGTAACCCCGGCTTCGTCCGCAGTCTTTCCGCGGACCGGATCCAGTGGCCGGACTACGAGGGGAACACGATGCTGATGACCTTGGGAAACCTCACCGTCAATCCGGCAGCAGGTCTGGTGTTCATCGATTGGCAGCGCGGTGCGACCGTGCAGCTGACCGGTACGGCGACAGTCAACTGGAGTGCGCACGCCGCTGCCAGATTTCCCGGCGCGGAAAGAACGGTGGAATTCAGGGTGACCAAGGTCATCCAGATCGACCACTCTGAAGACGCCTTGAGCTGGTCGGCACCGCAGTACTCACGGTTCAACCCCCCGGTGGCCCCGGCTGCTTCGGACGGCTCTTAG
- a CDS encoding COG4315 family predicted lipoprotein — MVGAATQKLPPQWVQLSAVSSPPLGSPHLININQAALYRFDNDTASPSQSACNDDCAAQWPPVTIKQGGNVYLAGVSPQRIGAIQRQDGRIRIAVGGWPVYRYYAGDTKPGDLNGQGIGGTWFAVGPSGKKVTR, encoded by the coding sequence GTGGTCGGCGCCGCCACACAAAAGCTCCCCCCGCAGTGGGTCCAGTTGTCCGCGGTGTCCTCGCCCCCGCTCGGCTCGCCCCATCTGATCAACATCAACCAGGCGGCGCTTTATCGCTTCGACAACGACACCGCGAGCCCGTCGCAGTCCGCCTGCAACGACGACTGTGCCGCGCAGTGGCCTCCTGTGACGATCAAGCAGGGCGGCAACGTCTATCTGGCAGGAGTGAGCCCCCAGCGGATAGGGGCAATCCAACGCCAGGACGGTCGGATCCGAATTGCGGTAGGTGGTTGGCCTGTCTATCGCTACTACGCCGGTGACACCAAGCCGGGCGATCTCAACGGCCAAGGCATCGGCGGAACATGGTTCGCCGTTGGGCCCAGCGGCAAGAAAGTCACACGCTGA
- a CDS encoding hemerythrin domain-containing protein, producing MTIDSLNESTAVIETRLAHGVHRVATTLLAEAAVRPSVPLSALAQLRDFLVVNLRHHHETEDDDLWPRIVAAAPATAHELDALTEEHERLDAALDRLAATDLGHGEGATSEGIRAALHDAAVAVRDTVHDHLTHEEPILFPALRDHVSPAEWKDFAQRVISTTPPVAGHLMVGFLDEVGTPAEVELVLAGLPEPVRPLLPAMRTQATDDLKILRGTGS from the coding sequence ATGACGATAGATTCCCTCAACGAGTCCACGGCGGTCATCGAGACCCGGCTTGCCCACGGGGTCCACCGCGTGGCTACCACCCTGCTGGCCGAGGCGGCCGTTCGCCCCTCGGTACCGCTCAGCGCACTGGCACAGTTGCGCGACTTCCTCGTCGTGAACCTGCGCCATCACCACGAGACCGAGGACGACGACCTGTGGCCGCGGATCGTCGCGGCAGCGCCGGCCACGGCACACGAGCTCGACGCACTGACCGAGGAGCACGAACGACTGGACGCCGCTCTCGACCGGCTGGCCGCCACAGACCTCGGCCATGGTGAGGGCGCCACGAGTGAGGGAATCCGGGCCGCGCTGCACGACGCGGCCGTCGCAGTACGTGACACGGTGCATGACCACCTGACCCATGAAGAGCCGATCCTCTTCCCCGCACTCCGCGACCACGTCAGCCCTGCGGAATGGAAGGACTTCGCGCAGCGGGTGATCTCGACCACGCCGCCCGTGGCCGGACACCTGATGGTCGGATTCCTCGATGAGGTCGGCACACCCGCGGAGGTTGAACTGGTGCTCGCGGGCCTGCCGGAGCCGGTGCGCCCGCTGCTCCCCGCCATGCGCACCCAGGCAACAGACGATCTGAAGATCCTCCGCGGGACTGGCTCATGA
- a CDS encoding helix-turn-helix domain-containing protein: MNTSRARCYQWVRRFTAQGDAGLPDRSGGPRAPPLRAPATIEAGVCVSCVSARIGPVRTGRTWGCPNRRSPASSPVTAYPGWPAAGPQLRADEAGRLVHVTLLPPQSSAADGTRPDLLLADRCAGRQASSRPQVSPGAPGSLAANRHPGCLTDPKRRLRWVWSSR; the protein is encoded by the coding sequence ATGAATACCTCGCGCGCCAGGTGTTACCAGTGGGTGCGCAGGTTCACAGCCCAGGGCGACGCGGGGCTGCCCGACCGTTCCGGCGGGCCCCGGGCACCCCCGCTCCGCGCTCCGGCCACGATCGAGGCCGGGGTGTGTGTGAGCTGCGTCAGCGCCAGGATCGGACCGGTCAGGACCGGCCGAACCTGGGGCTGCCCGAACCGACGGTCCCCCGCGTCCTCGCCAGTCACGGCCTACCCCGGCTGGCCTGCGGCCGGTCCGCAGCTACGAGCGGATGAGGCCGGGCGGCTGGTCCACGTGACATTGCTACCGCCGCAATCGTCGGCTGCCGACGGCACCCGCCCTGATCTGCTGCTCGCGGACCGCTGTGCCGGACGGCAGGCCTCCTCCCGCCCGCAGGTTTCGCCCGGGGCCCCTGGAAGCTTGGCAGCAAACCGACATCCCGGTTGCCTTACAGATCCAAAACGACGCCTTCGGTGGGTTTGGAGCAGCAGATGA
- a CDS encoding dihydrolipoyl dehydrogenase family protein, with protein sequence MAASVDPDRSEWDVIVLGGAAAGENAAQYATQFSGLDAVLVEAELLGGECSYWACMPSKALLRPADVLGNAEHVPGVSSLLTGQQLDVPAVLARRDTVVNGLDDSSQIGWALGVGIDVVRGYGRLDGERSVAVEMTAGGTRVLTARHAVVIDTGSCTAVPPIPGMSKARPWTSRDVTNLHEVPRRVVVLGGGVVACEAATWLRALGVAELSVVYRRSELLPREEPFAGRMVGDRLRDAGVRLLPGRSITKVGRDDPRDTGVGLPHGGEVTAWLDDGSTLVGDELVLATGRTPNTQDIGLSSVGCSDDGFLEVDDEQAVQAVSGHWLYAVGDVCGRALLTHMGKYQARVAGEVIASRATGRPTADAQSGAWGAADGHRGNPQVTFTDPEVGSAGMTERQARTAGLDVATVEYDMAALAGTYVMREDYLGRAKLVIDRVSDTVVGATFVGSGVADLVHSATTAIVARVPLSVLWHVVPSYPTASEVWLRLLETYRTQRYA encoded by the coding sequence ATGGCAGCAAGTGTGGATCCTGATCGCTCCGAGTGGGACGTCATCGTGTTGGGCGGCGCCGCGGCGGGCGAGAACGCGGCTCAATACGCCACGCAGTTCTCAGGTCTGGACGCGGTGCTGGTGGAAGCGGAACTGCTGGGTGGCGAGTGCTCGTACTGGGCCTGTATGCCCAGCAAGGCTCTGCTGCGCCCCGCCGACGTACTGGGAAACGCAGAGCATGTGCCCGGTGTGTCCTCGCTGTTGACCGGACAGCAGTTGGACGTGCCGGCGGTACTGGCTCGCCGGGACACTGTCGTAAACGGCCTCGACGACTCCTCGCAGATCGGCTGGGCACTCGGCGTCGGCATCGACGTTGTACGCGGGTACGGGCGGCTCGATGGGGAGCGCTCGGTGGCGGTGGAGATGACAGCGGGCGGTACCCGTGTGCTCACCGCCAGGCACGCGGTGGTGATCGACACAGGCTCCTGCACCGCCGTGCCCCCGATCCCAGGCATGAGCAAGGCCCGCCCGTGGACCTCCCGCGATGTCACCAACCTGCATGAGGTGCCGCGCCGTGTCGTCGTCTTGGGCGGTGGAGTGGTCGCGTGCGAGGCGGCGACCTGGTTGCGGGCGCTGGGCGTGGCCGAGTTGAGCGTCGTGTACCGGCGGTCTGAGCTACTCCCGCGAGAGGAACCGTTTGCCGGACGTATGGTCGGTGACCGGCTTAGGGATGCAGGGGTGCGGCTGCTTCCCGGAAGGTCGATCACCAAGGTGGGACGCGACGACCCGCGCGACACGGGAGTCGGGCTGCCACATGGCGGAGAGGTAACCGCCTGGCTGGACGACGGCAGCACGCTCGTTGGTGACGAGTTGGTGCTTGCCACCGGCCGTACGCCGAACACTCAGGACATCGGCCTGTCGTCGGTCGGATGCTCCGACGACGGCTTCCTGGAGGTGGACGACGAGCAGGCTGTGCAGGCGGTGAGCGGGCATTGGTTGTACGCGGTGGGTGATGTCTGCGGACGTGCGCTGTTGACTCACATGGGCAAGTACCAAGCGCGGGTCGCTGGTGAGGTGATTGCCTCCCGTGCCACGGGGCGGCCGACGGCCGATGCACAGAGCGGTGCGTGGGGCGCTGCCGACGGACATCGCGGCAACCCGCAGGTGACGTTCACCGACCCGGAAGTCGGATCAGCAGGTATGACCGAGCGGCAGGCCCGCACGGCAGGACTCGACGTGGCAACGGTCGAGTACGACATGGCTGCCCTCGCCGGTACGTACGTGATGCGTGAGGACTACCTCGGGCGCGCCAAACTCGTCATCGATCGGGTGAGCGACACGGTGGTGGGCGCGACGTTCGTCGGATCGGGCGTCGCGGATCTCGTCCACTCCGCCACGACGGCCATTGTCGCCCGGGTGCCGCTTTCCGTGCTGTGGCACGTCGTGCCCAGCTACCCCACCGCCAGCGAAGTTTGGCTTCGCCTGTTGGAGACGTACCGAACTCAGCGCTATGCCTGA